In Clostridiales bacterium, the genomic stretch ATAATATCGATAGTTTTCGACGGCGTAAACGGCGGTCGGCTTGCTGTGGCATTATCCTGCGCGGGAGTGTATTGTTCGGTCGGTTCGGCGTGTTCGGCGGGCTCGGCAACTCCGCCGCCCACTCTCGTCGCCATGGGCGTAAAAAACGCCGATTGCGCCGTAAGATTCTCGTTCGGCAAGGGAATAAGCACGGACAGCGCAAAAGCCGCCGCCCGCATTGTAAACGAAACGGTCGCGCGGCTTAATGGCAAAAACTAAATTATAGTAGGCAATTTCGCTGCACGATATCTTCAATCGTTTTCGAGTTTTTCTTTCGCCATCTTAATGGCTTTTTGCGGGACTTTCTCTTTTTCCATCTTTTTGAGCGCCATCGCTCCTGCCACCGCACCGATAGCCATTCCCAAGATCAATTGTTTCATATTGTTATCCTCCACGTATATTATGTCTTATACGTGGAATTTTTATCCGAGGAGTAAATTTACCCGCTTGCGAGAGTAAATTTGCGACGAGAACAAATTTAGTATAATCTCTGTTTTGATTATACTAAATTTATTTAAAAAGGTATTGACATATATATAATATCATGCTAAACTTAATACAGATAATACAGTTTTGTATTGGTGTATAATTTGAAGCAATGCGTGTATATTCAAATAGTCGAGCGTATTAAGCGTATGTGCGAGCTCGGTTTATACGATGAGGACGGCAAGCTTCCGTCCTGCCGCGATTTTGCTATGAGTTTGGGCGTAAACCCCAATACCGTGCAGCGCGCCTATACTCAGCTGGAAGAAGAAGGTTTCGTTACGGCTTCGCCCAAGAAAGGATATTT encodes the following:
- a CDS encoding GntR family transcriptional regulator, which codes for MYIQIVERIKRMCELGLYDEDGKLPSCRDFAMSLGVNPNTVQRAYTQLEEEGFVTASPKKGYFVKAVNSRRESVAIDKIKELKAAGFTRAELIDIVKEIYGEEND